One window from the genome of Cryptomeria japonica chromosome 6, Sugi_1.0, whole genome shotgun sequence encodes:
- the LOC131048633 gene encoding LIM domain-containing protein WLIM1 produces the protein MAFSGTQQKCKACEKTVYLVDQLTADGSVFHKACFRCYHCKGTLKLSNYSSFGGVLYCKPHFDQLFKTTGSLDKSFEGTPKAVKNDKLNDGEIKSPNRVSTMFSGTQEKCLACGKTAYPLEKVSVEGMAYHRVCFKCTHGGCVISPSNYIALEGRLYCKHHHNQLFKEKGNYSQLIKTPPVKGASENSVNE, from the exons ATGGCATTCTCAGGAACACAGCAGAAGTGCAAAGCATGCGAGAAGACAGTATACTTGGTGGATCAGCTCACAGCTGATGGTTCAGTCTTCCACAAGGCCTGCTTTCGCTGCTATCACTGCAAGGGGACCTTAAAG CTCAGCAACTATTCTTCTTTTGGAGGTGTCTTGTATTGCAAGCCTCACTTTGATCAGCTCTTTAAGACAACTGGAAGTCTGGACAAAAGTTTTGAAG GAACTCCAAAAGCTGTGAAAAATGACAAGTTGAATGATGGTGAG ATTAAGTCCCCCAACAGAGTCTCAACCATGTTTTCTGGGACACAAGAGAAATGTCTTGCTTGTGGAAAGACAGCTTATCCTCTTGAGAAG GTTTCTGTAGAAGGCATGGCATACCATAGAGTATGTTTTAAGTGCACACATGGAGGTTGTGTTATCAGTCCTTCAAATTATATTGCACTTGAGGGAAGGCTTTATTGCAAGCACCACCATAATCAGCTCTTCAAAGAGAAAGGCAATTATAGTCAGCTTATCAAGACTCCTCCTGTCAAAGGCGCATCAGAGAATTCGGTGAATGAGTGA